One segment of Paenibacillus rhizovicinus DNA contains the following:
- a CDS encoding TetR/AcrR family transcriptional regulator, translating to MNIKEHIMKTALNLFSKNGYNATSMQEIAEQCGIAKGSIYKFFLSKEDLFIGIFDMCYQELFEQAERFVADQGRSPREHFIQLVEFQIQYFIKNEFIMMDFTHRELPIQRSDKFEEVRNRNRIKKMNWHKELIVAAYGTEIEPYVWDLIVIFRGFLTQYLYYIIYENRPLSINKVSLFIVERLSAIVQDLLHDRPDPLLDKSILRTSDDLSLTADNHAKSIRESLNAIARAINDLKTSDTVRHELNDTLKLLTDEIWLKEPREFLIHALMGHLARNNEIQGYLKQLEFILIQTAADHA from the coding sequence GTGAATATCAAGGAACATATTATGAAAACAGCGTTAAACCTCTTTTCTAAAAACGGATATAACGCAACGTCCATGCAAGAAATCGCAGAGCAATGCGGGATTGCCAAGGGAAGCATTTACAAGTTTTTCTTATCGAAAGAGGATTTGTTTATCGGGATCTTCGATATGTGTTATCAGGAGCTGTTTGAACAAGCGGAACGCTTCGTTGCAGATCAAGGACGATCGCCAAGAGAGCATTTTATCCAGCTTGTCGAGTTCCAAATCCAATATTTCATTAAAAACGAGTTCATCATGATGGACTTTACGCATAGAGAATTGCCGATTCAGAGGAGCGACAAATTCGAGGAAGTCAGGAATAGAAACCGGATCAAAAAGATGAACTGGCACAAAGAGTTGATCGTTGCTGCCTACGGAACGGAAATCGAACCGTATGTGTGGGATTTAATCGTAATCTTCAGGGGCTTTCTTACCCAATACTTGTACTACATCATTTATGAGAACAGGCCGCTATCCATAAATAAAGTCTCCCTGTTTATCGTGGAGCGTCTGAGTGCCATCGTTCAAGATTTGCTCCATGATCGGCCGGACCCGCTTTTGGACAAGTCGATTTTACGCACTTCGGATGACCTTTCCTTAACCGCAGATAACCATGCGAAGTCGATACGCGAGTCATTAAATGCCATTGCACGTGCAATAAACGACCTAAAAACGTCGGATACCGTTCGTCATGAACTTAATGACACCTTGAAATTATTAACCGATGAAATTTGGCTAAAAGAACCCAGGGAGTTTTTGATTCACGCGCTTATGGGACACCTGGCACGAAATAACGAAATTCAAGGTTACCTGAAGCAATTAGAGTTTATCCTCATCCAAACTGCTGCTGATCACGCATAA
- a CDS encoding MFS transporter → MHSSGKADHLYPWFVLSVTSLGVLLVLLNVGTLNVALPVVSRHFHVGASFADWIVLSYLIVNTILILVFGQLSDIYGRKKLYMIGMATFTISSLLIGLSPNVWILIVFRCIQAAGGALVITNTTALITDAFPKHSLGKGLGINVLVAAAAQLLGPVLGGVMASALGWRWVFWFNVPFGLIGLFWGMFVLRSTEHRDASGKADVWGGIVICLCLGGFIISLSEGSALGWGNWLVLLGFLLFVVLMPVFILIEKRVSSPLIDLSLFRNRQFTIANIATFINFFSVTALTLLIALYYQAAYQESATQAGLKILPVTLGMLIISPVAGALITKFEARFLATAGLFTSAIGLLMLIITMSPHVPYVVLGLGMFLVGLGCGLFMTPNTASIMASVPENRRGIANGLRSMLNSLGQVLSTAVGLMIVKIFLPDRLKDVIYVGSASRLSFDDLSRIVTSYRIAFVVLFAVSVAGVVLSLLRGKK, encoded by the coding sequence TTGCATTCTTCTGGGAAAGCAGACCATTTATATCCTTGGTTCGTGCTCTCCGTTACGAGCTTAGGTGTTCTATTAGTGCTTCTAAATGTCGGGACGTTAAACGTAGCATTGCCTGTTGTAAGCCGGCATTTTCATGTCGGTGCAAGTTTCGCAGACTGGATCGTGTTATCCTATTTGATTGTCAATACGATATTAATACTCGTCTTCGGACAATTATCGGATATTTATGGCCGTAAGAAGCTATACATGATCGGCATGGCAACGTTCACGATTTCCAGCCTGCTGATCGGCTTATCGCCGAATGTCTGGATTCTTATTGTCTTCCGGTGTATTCAAGCGGCAGGCGGAGCTTTGGTGATCACCAATACGACAGCATTGATTACGGATGCATTTCCGAAGCATTCATTAGGAAAAGGACTCGGCATCAATGTGCTGGTTGCGGCGGCTGCCCAATTATTGGGCCCTGTTCTTGGAGGGGTGATGGCTTCGGCGCTTGGTTGGAGATGGGTATTTTGGTTCAATGTGCCCTTTGGTTTGATCGGTCTCTTTTGGGGAATGTTCGTATTGCGTTCGACGGAACATAGGGATGCCAGTGGAAAGGCGGACGTATGGGGCGGAATCGTGATCTGCCTCTGTCTGGGCGGATTCATTATTTCCTTGTCCGAAGGAAGCGCTTTGGGTTGGGGCAATTGGCTGGTTTTGTTGGGCTTCCTATTGTTTGTCGTACTGATGCCTGTCTTTATTCTCATAGAAAAACGCGTTTCGTCGCCCTTGATCGATCTGAGCTTGTTTCGTAATCGACAGTTTACAATCGCCAATATAGCGACGTTCATCAACTTTTTCTCCGTCACCGCGCTTACGCTGCTCATCGCTTTGTACTATCAAGCCGCATACCAAGAAAGCGCAACCCAGGCCGGGCTCAAAATATTGCCTGTCACCTTGGGCATGTTGATCATTTCCCCCGTTGCCGGTGCGTTAATAACTAAATTCGAAGCTCGTTTTCTAGCAACGGCAGGGTTATTTACCTCGGCAATCGGTCTTCTTATGCTTATCATTACGATGTCGCCGCATGTTCCGTACGTGGTCTTGGGTCTCGGAATGTTTCTAGTCGGACTTGGCTGCGGCTTGTTTATGACACCGAATACGGCGTCTATCATGGCAAGCGTACCGGAGAATCGCCGGGGAATCGCCAACGGATTAAGGTCCATGCTGAACAGCCTGGGGCAAGTACTCAGTACCGCTGTCGGGTTGATGATCGTGAAGATATTCCTTCCCGATCGTCTGAAAGATGTGATCTATGTCGGCTCCGCTTCCCGTCTATCGTTCGATGACCTGAGCCGCATCGTTACCAGCTATCGTATTGCTTTTGTTGTGCTATTTGCAGTGAGTGTCGCAGGCGTAGTCCTGTCCCTTCTTCGCGGCAAAAAATAA